The DNA sequence CCGCGTGCGCCGACCAGATCAGAAGAGAGGCATCATGGCCAACACATCCTCGGCCAAAAAGGCAACGCGCAAGATCGCCCGCCGCGCAGCGATCAACAAGAACCGCCGCTCGCGCGTCCGCACCTACGTGCGCCAGGTCGAAGAGGCACTCGCCTCCGGCGACAAGGCCGCCGCACA is a window from the Mesorhizobium australicum WSM2073 genome containing:
- the rpsT gene encoding 30S ribosomal protein S20, which produces MANTSSAKKATRKIARRAAINKNRRSRVRTYVRQVEEALASGDKAAAQAAFKAAEPELMRAATKGVMHKNTASRKVSRLAQRLKVLSA